GTTTCCAGCCAATCCAAGTTGATGAGCCATCTGTGGAAGAAAGCATCTTAATTTTAAGAGGCCTTCGTGACCGCTATGAAGCTCACCATCGCGTATCAATAACTGATGATGCCATTGAAGCGGCGGTTAAGCTTTCTGACAGATATATTTCTGATCGTTTCCTTCCAGATAAAGCGATCGACTTAATTGATGAAGCAGGATCAAAAGTAAGACTGCGTTCATTTACGACTCCTCCGAACTTGAAGGAGCTTGAACAAAAGCTTGACGAGGTTCGCAAAGAAAAAGACGCAGCGGTTCAAAGCCAGGAATTTGAGAAAGCCGCTTCTCTCCGTGACACTGAACAGCGTCTGAGAGAACAGGTTGAAGAAACGAAGAAAAATTGGAAAGAAAAACAAGGCCAGGAAAATTCCGAAGTCGCTGTTGAGGACATCGCCCTTGTCGTCGCAAGTTGGACAGGAGTGCCTGTATCAAAAATTGCGCAAACAGAGACCGATAAATTATTAAATATGGAAAACCTTCTTCACTCTCGCGTTATTGGCCAGGACGAGGCCGTTACGGCGGTTGCAAAGGCCGTTAGACGGGCGAGGGCAGGCCTTAAGGACCCTAAACGTCCGATCGGTTCATTTATCTTCCTGGGGCCGACAGGGGTCGGAAAAACGGAGCTTGCAAGAGCACTTGCCGAATCAATTTTTGGCGATGAAGAAGCGATGATCCGCATTGATATGTCAGAGTACATGGAAAAACATTCGACTTCACGTCTGGTTGGCTCTCCTCCGGGATATGTCGGCTACGATGAAGGCGGACAGCTTACGGAAAAAGTAAGAAGAAAACCGTATTCCGTCGTACTTCTTGACGAAATTGAAAAAGCTCACCCTGATGTATTTAATATCTTGCTCCAAGTGCTTGAAGATGGAAGGCTGACTGATTCAAAAGGACGTACAGTCGATTTTCGCAATACCATCTTAATCATGACGTCAAACGTTGGAGCAAGCGAGCTAAAACGCAACAAATACGTTGGTTTCAATGTACAGGATGAAAACCGCGACTACAAAGATATGAAAGACAAAGTCATGGGAGAATTAAAACGGGCATTCCGTCCGGAGTTCATCAACCGGATTGATGAAATCATCGTCTTCCATTCGTTGGAGAAAAAGCATTTGAAAGAAATCGTGACTCTTATGTCAGAACAGCTTACGAGCCGCCTGAAAGAACAGGATCTTTCTATCGAATTAACGCCGGCTGCAATTGAAAAAGTGGCTGAAGAAGGCGTAGATCTTGAGTATGGCGCAAGGCCGCTTAGAAGAGCAATCCAAAGGCATGTTGAGGACCGCTTGTCTGAAGAGCTCCTAAGAGGGCAAATCGATAAAGGGCAGCATATCGTTTTGGACGTTCAAGATGGAGAGTTTGTCGTAAAAACAAAAGCACGTACGAATTAATATAGAAAGAGACAGAGGCATACAGTGTGAAAGTATGCCTCGCTTTCTTACTTATAGGCATTTGAACCTTCAAGAGAGAGGAAAAATTCAAGATGGCAAAAACAAAATCAAAAACGATCTTCCTATGCCAGTCCTGCGGCTATGAATCGCCGAAATGGATGGGGAAATGCCCCGGGTGCTCTGCTTGGAATACGATGGTGGAAGAAAAGATAAAAAAAGAGTCTCCCGGAAGAAGAACTGCTTTTGCCCATTCAAACCAAAAAGTTCAAAAACCATCCCCGATTACGAATATAGAAACTAGTGAAGAACCCCGTCTGCAAACCAATTTAGGAGAATTTAACCGAGTGCTGGGAAACGGTATTGTAAAAGGTTCACTCGTTCTTATAGGAGGGGATCCGGGTATTGGCAAATCCACGCTTCTGCTTCAAGTTTCAAATCAACTCTCGGATTTAAAGCAAAGCGTATTGTACATATCTGGAGAAGAATCTGTCCGGCAAACAAAGCTTCGCGCAGACAGGCTCGGAATAAATAACCCATTATTGCATGTTTTATCTGAAACCGATTTGGATTATATTACGTCTGCTATAGAAGAGATGAATCCTTCGTTTGTTGTTGTAGATTCTATACAAACTGTCTATCAAAGCGAAATCACTTCTGCGCCGGGAAGTGTTTCACAGGTAAGAGAGTGTACAGCAGAATTGATGAGAATTGCAAAAACGAAAGGCATCCCGATTTTTATTGTCGGCCATGTGACGAAAGAAGGGTCGATTGCCGGCCCAAGATTACTAGAGCATATGGTAGATACGGTTCTTTATTTTGAAGGTGAACGGCATCACACATTCCGAATATTACGTGCAGTGAAAAATCGCTTCGGTTCAACCAATGAAATGGGCATTTTTGAAATGAGAGAAGAAGGACTGACAGAAGTGTTAAATCCATCAGAAATTTTTCTGGAGGAACGGTCAGCTGGCGTGGCTGGATCCAGTGTCGTCGCCTCAATGGAAGGAACAAGGCCGGTATTGGTCGAAATTCAGGCGCTGATTTCTCCTACCAGCTTTGGAAATCCGCGCAGAATGGCAACGGGAATTGATCATAATCGAGTGTCTCTCCTCATGGCCGTGTTAGAAAAAAGAGTCGGGCTTCTGCTTCAAAATCAAGATGCATACTTAAAAGTAGCAGGAGGAATAAAACTGGATGAACCCGCCATTGATTTAGCCGTTGCTGTCAGTATCGCTTCCAGCTTTCGAGACATGCCGCCGGGCCCTGCCGATTGCTTTATTGGAGAGGTTGGACTGACAGGAGAGGTGAGAAGGGTGTCCAGAATTGAACAACGCGTGCAAGAGGCAGCCAAGCTTGGCTTTAAGCGAATGATTATACCTTCGGCTAATATGGAAGGCTGGACAAAGCCAGCTGGTGTGGATGTCATCGGTGTGGGGAACGTATCAGAAGCACTTCGTACATCTTTAGGGGGAACATGATAGATGGATAAAAAAACTCCAAAACTAAATTTACAAGAAATATTGCAGTTTGTCGCACCAGGAACGCCTTTGCGAACGGGTATTGAAAATGTACTGCGGGCGAATACCGGAGGCCTGATTGTCGTAGGGTATAACGATAAAATCAAAGGAGTAGTAGATGGAGGATTTCACATTAATTCCGCATTCTCTCCAGCTCATTTGTATGAACTGGCAAAGATGGATGGAGCGATCATATTAAGCGATTCAGGCCAGAAAATTCTTTATGCCAATACCCAACTCATGCCTGATGCGACGATCTCTTCTTCGGAAACCGGCATGAGGCATCGGACGGCGGAGCGGGTAGCAAAGCAAACTGGCGCTCTTGTCATAGCGATTTCCGAAAGGCGGAATGTTATTACTCTTTACCACGGAAACTTAAGGTATACATTAAAGGATATTGGATTTATTTTGACTAAAGCCAATCAAGCGATACAAACGCTTGAAAAATATAAATCGATACTTGATAAAGCAATTGCCAATCTCAGCGCTCTTGAGTTTGAAGAGCTGGTCACGTTCAAAGATATACTTTCTGTGCTGCATCACTATGAAATGGTGCTTAGAATCAAAAATGAGATTAATATGTACATTAGTGAGCTGGGAACAGAGGGGAATTTGATTAAACTTCAAGTAGGAGAACTAATTACGGATATGGAGCAGGAAGCAGCACTCTTCTTAAAGGATTATTCCAAGGAAGTTATTGATGATCCGTACGTTCTTTTAAAGCAGCTTCAAGATATGTCAAGCATCGAGCTGTTGGATGATACGGTTTTATATAAATTGCTGGGGTACACGTCCTCAATGAATTTAGAAGCTTTTATTTCGCCGAGAGGGTATAGGCTCCTTCATAAAATTCCGCGGCTGCCAATGTTGATTATTGAAAATACAGTTGATGAATTTGGCGATTTACAGCGGATCTTAGAAGCGGATGTGGAAGATCTTGATGAAGTGGAAGGAATTGGAGAAGTCAGGGCAAGAAAGATCAGCAAAGGCTTAAAGCGTCTGCAAGAGAAATATTATATTGATCGTCAGTTATAACGAAAAAGTTTCCTTTTGTCAGATTAGAAGGCCAAGTACATGGGTATAATAGTTGTACTTTTGCTATTACAAAATGGCTACAATTTAAAGGAGGTGAAGGTATGTTAAAGAGAATCATTCAAGCGTTTTTTATTATTCTTGGTGGCGTTGTCGGTATTTTCCTTATTCCAGGAATATTTAATTTAATCAACATTCAGGACATACCTTTAATAACAAATGTTTATTCATCAGCAGTTATAGGTGCAATTCTATTTTTCCTAATCAGTGTATGGTGTTTGGATTATATCGTCAATTGGATGAAGTGGATTGAGGAATCCCTTTTAAAAGCCCATGTTTCGGATTTATTATCTGGCGGACTAGGTTTAGTATTTGGACTCATAATTGCTTATCTTATTGTAAACGTTATCCCGCTGCGCTACATTCCATACCAGATATTCAGTATTATTATTCCAATTTTCCTGGCTTTTTTCTTAGGATATTTGGGCTTCCGAGTAGGGTTTAGAAAAAAAGAGGAGCTTACAAATCTTTTTACGCTTCCCAAATCAGGGAAAAAGAAATTACTGAATGAAGAGGAAGCTGAGGAAAAAAATAAAAGGCTGAAAATTTTAGACACAAGTGTTATTATTGATGGGAGAATTGCGGATATTTGCCAAACCGGGTTTCTCGAAGGCGTTATCGTTATTCCTCAGTTTGTTTTGGAAGAGCTTCAGCATATTGCTGATTCTTCAGATGTGTTGAAACGAAACAGAGGACGCAGAGGGCTTGATATTCTGAATCGAATTCAAAAAGAACTGGACATTAAAGTCGAGATCTATGAAGGAGATTTTGAAGATGTCCATGAAGTGGACAGCAAGCTTGTGAAACTTGCGAAGTTAACGTCCGGTGTGGTTGTGACAAATGATTTTAATTTAAATAAAGTATGCGAGCTTCAAAAAGTAGCCGTTTTGAATATTAATGACTTGGCTAATGCAGTGAAACCGGTTGTATTGCCAGGAGAAGAAATGAAGGTTCAAGTCATTAAAGACGGGAAAGAACACAATCAGGGAATCGCTTATCTGGATGACGGCACGATGATTGTTGTCGAAGAAGGACGCAATTACATTGGCAAGCATATTGATGTGCTCGTTACCAGTGTATTGCAAACGGCTGCGGGCCGCATGATATTTGCGAAGCCCAAGCTTTTGGAGAAGGCATTATAAGGGAGAAAAAAATGGATTTTGTCGTAGTAGTACCTGCTGCAGGGCAAGGAAAACGAATGAAAGCCGGCCGGAACAAGCAGTTTATCGATATCATGGGCAGTCCGGTCATTGCACACACGTTGAGAGTGTTTGACGAACATCCGAATTGCCGGCAAATCATTCTTGCCGTCAGCAAAGAGGATCGTCCATTGTTTCGGGAGGTTTTGGATAAAGAATTATTTTCCACCCCCATTCATATGGTTGATGGCGGTACTGAACGGCAGCAAAGTGTATATGAAGGGTTAAAAGCCGTTAATCATATCGACATGGTACTCATTCATGACGGGGCAAGACCTTTTATTACCCATACTCAAATCAATCGCCTGATCAAAGAGGCAGCCGGCTCAGGAGCTGCGGTCGTTGCTGTTCCTGTAAAGGATACGATAAAACGGGTAAAAGACCATACGGTGATAGAGACAATCGATCGAGCAAGCTTGTGGGCGGTGCAAACCCCGCAGGCTTTTCGTCTTTCCCTCATTAAGGAAGCCCACCGCCGTGCAGAAAAAGAAGGCTGGATCGCAACAGATGATGCAAGCCTGGCAGAAAAGATCGGAATAAAGGTTTCCGTCATAGAAGGAAGCTATACTAATATTAAATTGACTACACCAGATGATTTACTGGTAGCTAAAGCAATAATCGAAGCTGAAGGCGGGAATGTAAATGTTTAAAATTGGACAAGGTTTTGATGTTCATCAGATGGTGGAAAATCGGCCTTTGATTATCGGAGGAGTCACGATTCCTTATGAAAAAGGGCTTCTTGGGCACTCCGATGCTGATGTGCTCTTGCATACGATTGCTGATGCATGTCTCGGCGCTGTAGGGGAAGGAGATATCGGCAGGCACTTCCCCGACACAGATCCGGATTTTAAAGACGCAGATTCTTTCAAGCTTTTACAACACGTATGGGCTATTGTAAAAGAAAAGGGTTATATTCTGGGAAATCTTGATTGCACTATTATTGCGCAAAAACCGAAGATGGCACCATATATTCCGGCAATCAAAGAACGTATTGCCGAAGCGCTGGAAGCGGATCTAGAGCAGGTGAACGTAAAAGCAACGACAACGGAAAAGCTTGGATTTACCGGAAGAGAAGAAGGGATTGCTTCTCAGGCAGTCATTCTTTTGCAAAAAGGATAATCCTTGCCATTTTGAAGAGACTGTCGTTTGGTGGTAAACTAAAACAAGATGGAACGAAAGGAAGTCGACAAATGGGAAGCGAAGTAAGAGTCCGATATGCTCCAAGCCCGACAGGACATTTACATATCGGAAATGCGAGAACGGCATTATTTAATTATTTATTTGCACGCAGTCAAGGCGGAAAATTTATCATTCGCATTGAAGATACAGATCAAAAGCGAAATATCGCAGGCGGAGAAGAAAGCCAGCTGAATTATTTGAAATGGCTGGGAATCGATTGGGATGAGAGTATAGATATCGGCGGATCATACGGTCCGTACCGCCAGTCTGAAAGAAATGACATTTACAAAGAATATTACGAAGAGCTTTTAAATAGAAATTTGGCTTATAAATGCTACTGTACAGAAGAAGAGCTTGAAAAAGAGCGCGAAGAACAAATTGCCCGCGGCGAAATGCCCCGTTATTCAGGAAAGCATGCGAATCTGACACCTGAAGAACAGCAGCAGTTTGAAGCGGAAGGCAGAAAACCGAGCATCCGCTTCAGGGTTCCAAAGGGCGAGGTCATTCGTTTTGATGATATAGTGAAAAAAGATATTTCATTTGAGACAGATGGCATCGGCGATTTTGTCATTGTAAAAAAAGACGGCACGCCAACCTATAATTTTGCTGTGGCGGTTGATGACCACTTGATGAAGATTTCCCATGTGTTAAGGGGAGAAGACCACATCTCCAACACACCAAAGCAGATCATGATCTATCAAGCGTTTAATTGGGATGTCCCAACGTTTGGCCATATGACGTTAATTGTCAATCAAGACCGCAAAAAGTTAAGCAAGCGTGACGAGTCCATTATTCAGTTTATCGAACAATACGAAGAATTGGGCTATCTTCCTGAAGCGCTCTTTAATTTCATTAGTTTGCTTGGCTGGTCTCCTGTTGGGGAAGAAGAACTGTTTACTAAGGAGCAGCTGATTGAAATATTTGATGCTTCCCGTTTGTCAAAATCACCTGCAGTCTTCGATGCGCATAAATTAAAATGGGTTAATAATCAGTATTTGAAAAAGCTTGACCTCGATCAGTTGGTTGAGCTCACTCTTCCGCATCTGAAAAAAGCGGGCAAGGTTTCTGAAGCCCCTGATGAGGGTGAACTTGAATGGGTGAAAAAACTCATCTCACTATATCAAGAGCAATTGAGCTTCGGAGCTGAAATTGTTGAGTTAACAGAGTTGTTTTTCAAGAAAGAAATCGAGTATAATCTTGATGCGAGAACAGTATTGGAAGAAGAGCAAGTTCCCGAGGTTATGAATGTGTTTTCAGAAAAGCTGAAGCAGCTAGATGAATTCACTGCCGATCATATTAAGTCAGCAATCAAAGCAGTACAAAAAGAAACCGGACATAAAGGGAAAAAATTATTTATGCCGATCCGCGTAGCAACGACGGGTCAAACCCATGGTCCGGAATTGCCTCAAGCGATAGAGCTGTTGGGCATAGATACTGTGCTGCATCGCATAAGCAACATATAATCGAAAAGCGTTGAGAGGGAAAAGTACAAAACCAGGACCTTTGCAGAGAGAGCTTCCCCGGCTGAAAGAGGCTCAAGGCGCCCAGCTTTGGAATGCACCCTTAAGTTCTTTGAAGAAAGTCCATTGTTAAACTCAAGTATTCAGAGGCGGCTGATCCACCGTTAACAGGATGAGAGTTGGGAAGGCAGCAGTGCGGCTGCTTTCTAAACAGAGTGGAACCGCGTAATAAACGTCTCTGTCATTGACAGAGGCGTTTTTCTATTGATAAGAGCTTGATAAGGGAGAATGGGGGAACAAAGTGTTTTTAAAGCTTCTCAAAGAAGATATTGATGTCATATTCGAACAAGATCCAGCAGCCAGAAGCCGTATTGAAGTGATTTTGACTTATTCAGGATTGCATGCGATTTGGGCCCACAGGATCGCTCATGGCTTTTTTAAACGAAGAATGTTTTTTATTGCCCGCGTTATTTCTCAACTCAGCCGATTTTTTACCGGGGTTGAAATTCATCCCGGAGCGAAAATCGGGCGAAAGTTTTTTATCGATCATGGTATGGGTGTCGTCATCGGAGAAACTTGTGAAATCGGGAACAATGTAACGGTTTTTCAAGGTGTGACTCTTGGAGGCACTGGAAAAGAAAAAGGAAAAAGGCATCCCACTATCCAAGATGACACCCTCATCGCTACTGGAGCAAAGGTGCTAGGATCAATAACGATCGGCAAGGGTTCTAAAATCGGTGCAGGCTCTGTTGTATTGCACGATGTACCAGATTGTTCAACTGTAGTAGGCATTCCGGGCCGAGTTGTCAGGAGAAACGGAAAAAAAGTCGATAAGGATTTAAATCATCAAGATATAGGAGATCCTGTAGCAGACAAGTTCCGTGAGCTGGAAAAGCAAATTCAGGAATTGAAGGAAGAACTTCGCCGAATAGAAAGGGAAGAAGGAAAATGACAATCTATTTGTATAACACGTTATCCAGGCAAAAAGAAAAGTTTGTTCCCCTTGAAGAGGGCAAGGTCAAAATGTATGTTTGCGGTCCGACTGTTTATAATTATATTCATATAGGAAATGCGCGCCCTGCGATTGTGTACGATACTATCAGAAAGTATTTGGAGTACAAAGGGTATGATGTTCATTTCGTTTCAAATTTTACAGATGTGGACGATAAGCTCATCAAGGCTGCGAATACTTTAGGTGAAGACGTTCCGGCGATTGCAGAGCGGTTTATTAAGGCGTATTTTGACGATGTAGAAGCGCTTGGCTGCAAAAAAGCAAATGTGCATCCTCGCGTCACGGAAAACATGGATAATATTATCGATTTCATCCAAGCGTTGGTTGATAAAGGATATGCGTATGAAGCTAACGGAGACGTATATTACAAAACGAGATCATTCGATGGATACGGGAAGCTCTCACATCAATCGATCGACGAGCTGAGATCCGGAGCGAGAATTAAGGTTGGCGATAAAAAAGAAGACGCGCTTGATTTTGTGCTCTGGAAAGCTGCGAAAGAAGGCGAAATCTCATGGGAGAGCCCATGGGGAGAAGGGCGTCCCGGCTGGCATATTGAATGCTCGGCCATGGCGAGAAAATATTTAGGGGATACCATTGACATTCATGCCGGCGGCCAAGACTTAACCTTTCCGCATCACGAAAATGAGATTGCCCAATCTGAAGCGATGACAGGAAAGCAGTTTGCTAACTATTGGCTTCACAACGGATATATTAATATAGACAATGAAAAAATGTCCAAATCATTGGGGAATTTCATTCTTGTTCATGACATTATTAAAGAGCACGATCCGCAAATTTTGCGATTTTTCATGTTGTCGGTTCATTACAGACATCCGATTAACTACTCGCTTGACTTGTTGGAAAGCACAAAAAATGCTTTTGTAAGATTGAAAACCTCTTACGCAAATTTGCAGCACAGAAAGAACAGCAGCACAAACCTAACTTCAGACAATGAACACTGGATAGAAATCGCAAATCAGTTGAGAGCGGAATTTGAAGAAGCGATGGACGATGATTTCAATACGGCAAATGCTATATCCGTGCTGTTTGAGCTTGCGAAACAAGCCAATCTTTATTTAAACGAAAAACATACGAGCACAGAGGTTATTGATCATATGATTCGTCTTTTCGATGAGCAATCTAACGTCCTGGGTTTTTCTCTGAAAGAGAATGAAATTGTTGATGAAGAGATTGAAAAATTAATCCAAAAAAGAATTGAAGCCCGTAAAAACAGGGATTTTCAAACTTCTGATGAGATTCGTGACCACTTAAAAGAGTTAAATATCATTTTAGAAGATACTCCTCAGGGAACCAGATGGAAACGGGGAGATTAAGAATATGCTTGAATTGGAAGAAATAAAGGATTTCAAGCAGTTAAATGGTTTGGCGCTTGCTTATATAGGTGATGCCGTGTTTGAAATTTACGTCAGGCATCACCTGCTTAAGCTGGGAATCGTCAAGCCAAACGAGCTTCATAAACGCTCCAGTCAGCTCGTGTCGGCAAAATCCCAGGCAAGGATCCTGTTCAATCTTCAGGAGC
This window of the Bacillus gobiensis genome carries:
- the gltX gene encoding glutamate--tRNA ligase; this translates as MGSEVRVRYAPSPTGHLHIGNARTALFNYLFARSQGGKFIIRIEDTDQKRNIAGGEESQLNYLKWLGIDWDESIDIGGSYGPYRQSERNDIYKEYYEELLNRNLAYKCYCTEEELEKEREEQIARGEMPRYSGKHANLTPEEQQQFEAEGRKPSIRFRVPKGEVIRFDDIVKKDISFETDGIGDFVIVKKDGTPTYNFAVAVDDHLMKISHVLRGEDHISNTPKQIMIYQAFNWDVPTFGHMTLIVNQDRKKLSKRDESIIQFIEQYEELGYLPEALFNFISLLGWSPVGEEELFTKEQLIEIFDASRLSKSPAVFDAHKLKWVNNQYLKKLDLDQLVELTLPHLKKAGKVSEAPDEGELEWVKKLISLYQEQLSFGAEIVELTELFFKKEIEYNLDARTVLEEEQVPEVMNVFSEKLKQLDEFTADHIKSAIKAVQKETGHKGKKLFMPIRVATTGQTHGPELPQAIELLGIDTVLHRISNI
- the ispF gene encoding 2-C-methyl-D-erythritol 2,4-cyclodiphosphate synthase, with protein sequence MFKIGQGFDVHQMVENRPLIIGGVTIPYEKGLLGHSDADVLLHTIADACLGAVGEGDIGRHFPDTDPDFKDADSFKLLQHVWAIVKEKGYILGNLDCTIIAQKPKMAPYIPAIKERIAEALEADLEQVNVKATTTEKLGFTGREEGIASQAVILLQKG
- the ispD gene encoding 2-C-methyl-D-erythritol 4-phosphate cytidylyltransferase yields the protein MDFVVVVPAAGQGKRMKAGRNKQFIDIMGSPVIAHTLRVFDEHPNCRQIILAVSKEDRPLFREVLDKELFSTPIHMVDGGTERQQSVYEGLKAVNHIDMVLIHDGARPFITHTQINRLIKEAAGSGAAVVAVPVKDTIKRVKDHTVIETIDRASLWAVQTPQAFRLSLIKEAHRRAEKEGWIATDDASLAEKIGIKVSVIEGSYTNIKLTTPDDLLVAKAIIEAEGGNVNV
- the radA gene encoding DNA repair protein RadA; protein product: MAKTKSKTIFLCQSCGYESPKWMGKCPGCSAWNTMVEEKIKKESPGRRTAFAHSNQKVQKPSPITNIETSEEPRLQTNLGEFNRVLGNGIVKGSLVLIGGDPGIGKSTLLLQVSNQLSDLKQSVLYISGEESVRQTKLRADRLGINNPLLHVLSETDLDYITSAIEEMNPSFVVVDSIQTVYQSEITSAPGSVSQVRECTAELMRIAKTKGIPIFIVGHVTKEGSIAGPRLLEHMVDTVLYFEGERHHTFRILRAVKNRFGSTNEMGIFEMREEGLTEVLNPSEIFLEERSAGVAGSSVVASMEGTRPVLVEIQALISPTSFGNPRRMATGIDHNRVSLLMAVLEKRVGLLLQNQDAYLKVAGGIKLDEPAIDLAVAVSIASSFRDMPPGPADCFIGEVGLTGEVRRVSRIEQRVQEAAKLGFKRMIIPSANMEGWTKPAGVDVIGVGNVSEALRTSLGGT
- the clpC gene encoding ATP-dependent protease ATP-binding subunit ClpC, with product MMFGRFTERAQKVLALAQEEALRLGHNNIGTEHILLGLVREGEGIAAKALQALGLGSEKIQKEVEGLIGRGQEISQTIHYTPRAKKVIELSMDEARKLGHSYVGTEHILLGLIREGEGVAARVLNNLGVSLNKARQQVLQLLGSNETGTGGAGTNSNANTPTLDSLARDLTAIAREDSLDPVIGRSKEIQRVIEVLSRRTKNNPVLIGEPGVGKTAIAEGLAQQIINNEVPEILRDKRVMTLDMGTVVAGTKYRGEFEDRLKKVMDEIRQAGNIILFIDELHTLIGAGGAEGAIDASNILKPSLARGELQCIGATTLDEYRKYIEKDAALERRFQPIQVDEPSVEESILILRGLRDRYEAHHRVSITDDAIEAAVKLSDRYISDRFLPDKAIDLIDEAGSKVRLRSFTTPPNLKELEQKLDEVRKEKDAAVQSQEFEKAASLRDTEQRLREQVEETKKNWKEKQGQENSEVAVEDIALVVASWTGVPVSKIAQTETDKLLNMENLLHSRVIGQDEAVTAVAKAVRRARAGLKDPKRPIGSFIFLGPTGVGKTELARALAESIFGDEEAMIRIDMSEYMEKHSTSRLVGSPPGYVGYDEGGQLTEKVRRKPYSVVLLDEIEKAHPDVFNILLQVLEDGRLTDSKGRTVDFRNTILIMTSNVGASELKRNKYVGFNVQDENRDYKDMKDKVMGELKRAFRPEFINRIDEIIVFHSLEKKHLKEIVTLMSEQLTSRLKEQDLSIELTPAAIEKVAEEGVDLEYGARPLRRAIQRHVEDRLSEELLRGQIDKGQHIVLDVQDGEFVVKTKARTN
- the cysS gene encoding cysteine--tRNA ligase produces the protein MTIYLYNTLSRQKEKFVPLEEGKVKMYVCGPTVYNYIHIGNARPAIVYDTIRKYLEYKGYDVHFVSNFTDVDDKLIKAANTLGEDVPAIAERFIKAYFDDVEALGCKKANVHPRVTENMDNIIDFIQALVDKGYAYEANGDVYYKTRSFDGYGKLSHQSIDELRSGARIKVGDKKEDALDFVLWKAAKEGEISWESPWGEGRPGWHIECSAMARKYLGDTIDIHAGGQDLTFPHHENEIAQSEAMTGKQFANYWLHNGYINIDNEKMSKSLGNFILVHDIIKEHDPQILRFFMLSVHYRHPINYSLDLLESTKNAFVRLKTSYANLQHRKNSSTNLTSDNEHWIEIANQLRAEFEEAMDDDFNTANAISVLFELAKQANLYLNEKHTSTEVIDHMIRLFDEQSNVLGFSLKENEIVDEEIEKLIQKRIEARKNRDFQTSDEIRDHLKELNIILEDTPQGTRWKRGD
- the cysE gene encoding serine O-acetyltransferase; its protein translation is MFLKLLKEDIDVIFEQDPAARSRIEVILTYSGLHAIWAHRIAHGFFKRRMFFIARVISQLSRFFTGVEIHPGAKIGRKFFIDHGMGVVIGETCEIGNNVTVFQGVTLGGTGKEKGKRHPTIQDDTLIATGAKVLGSITIGKGSKIGAGSVVLHDVPDCSTVVGIPGRVVRRNGKKVDKDLNHQDIGDPVADKFRELEKQIQELKEELRRIEREEGK
- the disA gene encoding DNA integrity scanning diadenylate cyclase DisA, which codes for MDKKTPKLNLQEILQFVAPGTPLRTGIENVLRANTGGLIVVGYNDKIKGVVDGGFHINSAFSPAHLYELAKMDGAIILSDSGQKILYANTQLMPDATISSSETGMRHRTAERVAKQTGALVIAISERRNVITLYHGNLRYTLKDIGFILTKANQAIQTLEKYKSILDKAIANLSALEFEELVTFKDILSVLHHYEMVLRIKNEINMYISELGTEGNLIKLQVGELITDMEQEAALFLKDYSKEVIDDPYVLLKQLQDMSSIELLDDTVLYKLLGYTSSMNLEAFISPRGYRLLHKIPRLPMLIIENTVDEFGDLQRILEADVEDLDEVEGIGEVRARKISKGLKRLQEKYYIDRQL
- a CDS encoding PIN/TRAM domain-containing protein, with product MLKRIIQAFFIILGGVVGIFLIPGIFNLINIQDIPLITNVYSSAVIGAILFFLISVWCLDYIVNWMKWIEESLLKAHVSDLLSGGLGLVFGLIIAYLIVNVIPLRYIPYQIFSIIIPIFLAFFLGYLGFRVGFRKKEELTNLFTLPKSGKKKLLNEEEAEEKNKRLKILDTSVIIDGRIADICQTGFLEGVIVIPQFVLEELQHIADSSDVLKRNRGRRGLDILNRIQKELDIKVEIYEGDFEDVHEVDSKLVKLAKLTSGVVVTNDFNLNKVCELQKVAVLNINDLANAVKPVVLPGEEMKVQVIKDGKEHNQGIAYLDDGTMIVVEEGRNYIGKHIDVLVTSVLQTAAGRMIFAKPKLLEKAL